A part of Mustela erminea isolate mMusErm1 chromosome 9, mMusErm1.Pri, whole genome shotgun sequence genomic DNA contains:
- the CCDC153 gene encoding coiled-coil domain-containing protein 153 isoform X3, with protein sequence MRALVSQGGWRADVEAKSAYRRVVMEKKLLQDHLALRRDEARRAKASEEQLRRRLQVLEAELEEARSESKAIYAEMSRQCRALQKEMETRSRQLEEEVTGLREQLETCQKEAKAAGQEAEQALGERDQRLAQLRAHVADMEAKYEELLHGSLDRLLAKLRVVKPQWDGAVLRLHAKYKEQLRQFGLNPLDL encoded by the exons atgcgGGCGCTGGTGAGTCAGGGTGGCTGGAG GGCAGATGTGGAGGCCAAGTCTGCATACCGGCGGGTAGTGATGGAGAAGAAGCTGCTCCAAGACCACCTGG CTCTGCGGAGGGATGAGGCCCGCCGGGCTAAAGCTTCTGAGGAGCAGCTGAGGCGGAGGCTGCAGGTGCTGGAGGCTGAGTTGGAGGAGGCCCGAAGTGAGAGCAAGGCCATCTATGCAG AAATGAGTCGTCAGTGCCGGGCCCtgcagaaggaaatggagacccGCAGCAGGCAGCTGGAGGAAGAAGTGACGGGCCTTCGGGAACAGCTGG AGACGTGCCAGAAGGAGGCCAAGGCTGCAGGGCAAGAGGCTGAGCAGGCCCTGGGAGAGCGGGACCAGAGGCTGGCTCAGCTTCGGGCCCACGTGGCAGACATGGAGGCCAAGTATGAGGAACTCTTACAT GGCAGCCTGGACCGACTCTTGGCCAAGCTGAGGGTCGTCAAGCCTCAGTGGGACGGGGCTGTGCTGAGACTTCATGCCAAGTACAAGGAGCAGCTCCGCCAGTTTGGACTCAACCCCCTGGATCTTTGA
- the CCDC153 gene encoding coiled-coil domain-containing protein 153 isoform X4, translating into MEKKLLQDHLALRRDEARRAKASEEQLRRRLQVLEAELEEARSESKAIYAEMSRQCRALQKEMETRSRQLEEEVTGLREQLETCQKEAKAAGQEAEQALGERDQRLAQLRAHVADMEAKYEELLHGSLDRLLAKLRVVKPQWDGAVLRLHAKYKEQLRQFGLNPLDL; encoded by the exons ATGGAGAAGAAGCTGCTCCAAGACCACCTGG CTCTGCGGAGGGATGAGGCCCGCCGGGCTAAAGCTTCTGAGGAGCAGCTGAGGCGGAGGCTGCAGGTGCTGGAGGCTGAGTTGGAGGAGGCCCGAAGTGAGAGCAAGGCCATCTATGCAG AAATGAGTCGTCAGTGCCGGGCCCtgcagaaggaaatggagacccGCAGCAGGCAGCTGGAGGAAGAAGTGACGGGCCTTCGGGAACAGCTGG AGACGTGCCAGAAGGAGGCCAAGGCTGCAGGGCAAGAGGCTGAGCAGGCCCTGGGAGAGCGGGACCAGAGGCTGGCTCAGCTTCGGGCCCACGTGGCAGACATGGAGGCCAAGTATGAGGAACTCTTACAT GGCAGCCTGGACCGACTCTTGGCCAAGCTGAGGGTCGTCAAGCCTCAGTGGGACGGGGCTGTGCTGAGACTTCATGCCAAGTACAAGGAGCAGCTCCGCCAGTTTGGACTCAACCCCCTGGATCTTTGA
- the CCDC153 gene encoding coiled-coil domain-containing protein 153 isoform X2, translating to MPRLKYESSPSLGQQGDATQNQRKGEESWDTGEERECGRWADVEAKSAYRRVVMEKKLLQDHLALRRDEARRAKASEEQLRRRLQVLEAELEEARSESKAIYAEMSRQCRALQKEMETRSRQLEEEVTGLREQLETCQKEAKAAGQEAEQALGERDQRLAQLRAHVADMEAKYEELLHGSLDRLLAKLRVVKPQWDGAVLRLHAKYKEQLRQFGLNPLDL from the exons ATGCCCAGGCTTAAATATGAGTCCTCTCCCTCCCTAGGACAGCAAGGAGATGCCACCCAAAaccaaaggaaaggggaagaaagctgggacacaggagaagaaagagaatgcgGGCGCTG GGCAGATGTGGAGGCCAAGTCTGCATACCGGCGGGTAGTGATGGAGAAGAAGCTGCTCCAAGACCACCTGG CTCTGCGGAGGGATGAGGCCCGCCGGGCTAAAGCTTCTGAGGAGCAGCTGAGGCGGAGGCTGCAGGTGCTGGAGGCTGAGTTGGAGGAGGCCCGAAGTGAGAGCAAGGCCATCTATGCAG AAATGAGTCGTCAGTGCCGGGCCCtgcagaaggaaatggagacccGCAGCAGGCAGCTGGAGGAAGAAGTGACGGGCCTTCGGGAACAGCTGG AGACGTGCCAGAAGGAGGCCAAGGCTGCAGGGCAAGAGGCTGAGCAGGCCCTGGGAGAGCGGGACCAGAGGCTGGCTCAGCTTCGGGCCCACGTGGCAGACATGGAGGCCAAGTATGAGGAACTCTTACAT GGCAGCCTGGACCGACTCTTGGCCAAGCTGAGGGTCGTCAAGCCTCAGTGGGACGGGGCTGTGCTGAGACTTCATGCCAAGTACAAGGAGCAGCTCCGCCAGTTTGGACTCAACCCCCTGGATCTTTGA
- the CCDC153 gene encoding coiled-coil domain-containing protein 153 isoform X1: MSGSPHRETQQRPERILQDSKEMPPKTKGKGKKAGTQEKKENAGADVEAKSAYRRVVMEKKLLQDHLALRRDEARRAKASEEQLRRRLQVLEAELEEARSESKAIYAEMSRQCRALQKEMETRSRQLEEEVTGLREQLETCQKEAKAAGQEAEQALGERDQRLAQLRAHVADMEAKYEELLHGSLDRLLAKLRVVKPQWDGAVLRLHAKYKEQLRQFGLNPLDL; the protein is encoded by the exons atgaGTGGGTCACCCCACAGGGAGACACAGCAGAGGCCAGAGAGGATCCTACAG GACAGCAAGGAGATGCCACCCAAAaccaaaggaaaggggaagaaagctgggacacaggagaagaaagagaatgcgGGCGCTG ATGTGGAGGCCAAGTCTGCATACCGGCGGGTAGTGATGGAGAAGAAGCTGCTCCAAGACCACCTGG CTCTGCGGAGGGATGAGGCCCGCCGGGCTAAAGCTTCTGAGGAGCAGCTGAGGCGGAGGCTGCAGGTGCTGGAGGCTGAGTTGGAGGAGGCCCGAAGTGAGAGCAAGGCCATCTATGCAG AAATGAGTCGTCAGTGCCGGGCCCtgcagaaggaaatggagacccGCAGCAGGCAGCTGGAGGAAGAAGTGACGGGCCTTCGGGAACAGCTGG AGACGTGCCAGAAGGAGGCCAAGGCTGCAGGGCAAGAGGCTGAGCAGGCCCTGGGAGAGCGGGACCAGAGGCTGGCTCAGCTTCGGGCCCACGTGGCAGACATGGAGGCCAAGTATGAGGAACTCTTACAT GGCAGCCTGGACCGACTCTTGGCCAAGCTGAGGGTCGTCAAGCCTCAGTGGGACGGGGCTGTGCTGAGACTTCATGCCAAGTACAAGGAGCAGCTCCGCCAGTTTGGACTCAACCCCCTGGATCTTTGA